TTCCATGGATCAGACGAAGAGCACTGGCAGGAAGCAGAAGATTTACAACGGACTGAAACTCCTCATTATATTGGCCGCGGTATTAAAGCACTAGCAAACGATCCCGATATAATGGCTAAAACAGGCCAGGTCATTCGAGTAGGCGATTTAGCTAAAGAATATCAGTTTACAGATATTGATGGGCGTTACATCCCGCCCTTCAGTATATGAAAGCGTGATAAGACCCACATTGGAATGTTTAACTGGGTCACTTATGAGGTGCAAAATGGTAAAATACGAACCAAATCACTGCGGAAATCACACAGAATACAAGTAATGATTCACAGTATAATTCATATCCAAAAGGCTTAGAAGAAACCTCCTCTAAGCCTTTTTCTTTTTTAATTAGTCATTCAATTAAAGCCCCAGTTTAAGATTCGCCCCCTTATCTTGAATAACACATTTATTTTATAGATGATGCAAATTTAATTAATTCATTTTTATCTAATAGCTTATTCCCCTCATAGTCGATGGCGTATTCCACATTATTATTTCGCCAGCTTATCATCTGAGTCTTATCACTTTTATTATAATAAGCTTTGTTACCGTCAGAGAGTGTAATTTGTTCATCCCAACTTGATACATTGTTCCAACCAATTTCACTGGTTACCCATACAGTTAAAGACTCATCTGAATTTTTATATACTAACTTTACCCTATCGAAACCAATAAATTTTCCATATTTATCTTCCACTTCGAAAGGAAAATAGTCTGGGGTCTCTACATTAAAAGGTGCCATCCAACCTACCAAACTTACTGGAAATTTTGTAAAAGCAACGATTGTTCCTAAAAAAATAATATGATAAATTTTTTTATTTTAACACTTTGTTTAAAATACCTTTCCATACCCCTCAATGTTTCAGCCATATCGCTTAACCCCTTCTTAGTAAATTGCATAAGTTCCTAATTGTTATACGACATCAATAACCAAAGGTTTCATAACTCTTATTCAATTAATGCTGCCCGTTTGTTGAATAAAGACCATCAATTTTCATTTCTATATTTTAACATATTTTTCTAGACTCATTCGTTATTCGTATACAAAATCGCAATGCAAATTACACTAATTCACATATTGTCTTATAATAATTTCTGACCTTGTGTAGGTATG
The DNA window shown above is from Alkalihalobacillus sp. TS-13 and carries:
- a CDS encoding DUF4367 domain-containing protein; amino-acid sequence: MVGWMAPFNVETPDYFPFEVEDKYGKFIGFDRVKLVYKNSDESLTVWVTSEIGWNNVSSWDEQITLSDGNKAYYNKSDKTQMISWRNNNVEYAIDYEGNKLLDKNELIKFASSIK